A part of Gossypium hirsutum isolate 1008001.06 chromosome A07, Gossypium_hirsutum_v2.1, whole genome shotgun sequence genomic DNA contains:
- the LOC121231999 gene encoding early nodulin-like protein 1 — protein sequence MAAKAFSRSITPSLVLLFIFLSFAQGKEIMVGGKTGAWKIPSSESESLNKWAEKARFQIGDSLVWKYDGGKDSVLQVSKEDYTSCNTSNPIAEYKDGNTKVKLDKSGPYFFVSGAKGHCEQGQKMIVVVMSQKHRYIGISPAPSPVDFEGPAVAPTSGVSGLKAGLLVTGGVLVLGLF from the exons ATGGCTGCTAAAGCTTTTTCAAGAAGTATAACTCCTTCTTTGGTGcttttgttcatatttttaagcTTTGCACAAGGTAAAGAAATCATGGTTGGTGGCAAAACAGGCGCTTGGAAGATACCTTCTTCTGAATCAGAATCTCTCAACAAATGGGCTGAAAAAGCTCGTTTCCAAATCGGCGACTCTCTCG TGTGGAAATATGATGGTGGTAAAGACTCGGTGCTTCAAGTGAGTAAGGAGGATTATACAAGTTGCAATACGTCGAACCCGATTGCAGAGTACAAAGATGGGAACACCAAGGTCAAGCTTGACAAGTCAGGACCATATTTCTTCGTGAGTGGAGCAAAGGGTCACTGCGAGCAAGGCCAGAAGATGATTGTGGTTGTGATGTCTCAAAAGCATAGGTACATTGGAATCTCTCCAGCACCTTCGCCGGTTGATTTTGAAGGTCCGGCCGTTGCTCCAACAAGCGGTGTTTCAGGGTTAAAGGCTGGTTTGTTGGTGACAGGGGGGGTTTTGGTTTTGGGGTTGTTTTGA
- the LOC107953731 gene encoding probable protein phosphatase 2C 60 isoform X2, whose product MACYYGRCCKVVAKFCAKYVHQQVLKHEAYAAGDIGTSLQEAFFRMDEMMRGQRGWRELAILGDKLNKFTGMIEGLIWSPRGGDSNDQVDNWAFEEGPHSDFPGPTSGSTACVAVIRNNQLIVANAGDSRCVISRKGQAYNLSKDHKPDLEVEKERILKAGGFIHAGRVNGSLNLARAIGDMEFKQNKFLSAEKQIVTANPDINTVELCDDDEFMVLACDGIWDCMSSQTLVDFIHEQLKSESKLSVVCERVLDKCLAPSTATGEGCDNMTMILVQFKKPIKSTSSAEEQSSNSESTETEPKLEGNAEK is encoded by the exons GCAAGGTGGTTGCAAAGTTCTGTGCCAAATATGTTCATCAGCAGGTTCTCAAGCATGAAGCATATGCAGCTGGGGACATAGGAACATCACTTCAGGAAGCATTTTTCAG AATGGATGAGATGATGCGTGGACAAAGAGGATGGAGAGAATTAGCCATTTTGGGCGATAAGTTAAATAAGTTTACTGGCATGATAGAAGGATTGATATGGTCTCCAAGGGGTGGGGATAGTAATGACCAAGTTGATAATTGGGCCTTTGAGGAG GGCCCTCATTCTGACTTTCCTGGACCTACTTCCGGTAGCACAGCCTGTGTTGCAGTTATTAGAAATAACCAACTTATCGTTGCTAATGCCGGCGACTCACGTTGTGTGATATCTAGAAAGGGTCAG GCATACAATCTCTCTAAAGATCACAAACCTGATCTTGAGGTCGAGAAAGAAAGGATCTTAAAAGCTGGGGGGTTTATACATGCAGGACGTGTCAATGGCAGTTTGAATCTTGCAAGAGCGATAG GTGACATGGAATTCAAGCAGAATAAATTTTTGTCTGCTGAAAAGCAAATTGTAACTGCAAATCCAGATATAAACACC GTTGAGCTTTGTGATGATGATGAGTTCATGGTTCTGGCATGTGACGGAATCTG GGACTGCATGTCAAGTCAGACACTAGTTGATTTCATTCATGAACAACTAAAATCG GAAAGCAAGCTTTCTGTTGTTTGTGAGAGGGTACTTGACAAGTGCTTAGCACCATCAACAGCCACCGGTGAGGGTTGTGATAATATGACCATGATCTTGGTGCAGTTCAAGAAACCAATCAAATCCACCTCATCCGCTGAGGAGCAATCCTCGAATTCTGAATCCACTGAAACTGAACCAAAGCTAGAGGGAAATGCAGAAAAGTAG